The following DNA comes from Flavobacterium sp. N3904.
ATCTCACTGTATCATAAACAGCAGTAATCAAATGTGCTTTACTGACCTGATTTTCGACAAAACCATCTTTGAGGTGACGCACTGGTGAAACAGTAAATATGAAATTGCAATTGGGATTTATGGACTGAATTAAATGTATTGTATTTTCTATATTTTCCTGAATAACTGTTGCAGAAAGTAATTCTTTGGCAAACTGCTTTTGAGGGACTTTATGGCAATTGGCTACTATCGCATCTTTCTCAATATTCCGGTACACCCAGGACGTTCCGTAGGTAATAATGATATGGGTTGCCACATGTAATTGCTTTTTTGTTTCTCTCAGAATTTGATTTAGATTTTTTAGCAATTCCTCTTTATTTGAATGACTTAAATCCGAATGCACCTCAAAACAATGCCAACGTTCGTTAAAGAAAAAGATATCATCTTCAGTAAATAAAGTATCATTAACTACTCTATACATAATTCTCTCGATAGAGACCGGATTAAAAATAATCCCGAATGGATTGGTCGCACTTTGAAATTTAAAATACTGGAATTTGCCTCCCATATTTTCAGCAAAACAAGAGCCCAAAGAGACTATTTTAGAATTGTAGTTTATTGGATTGGGATTTTTCGGGATTTCGATTTTGGTCGTAAAATTCATTATATGTTTTTAATATTTCAAAAATACAAAATAAAAAATACAGAATATAGATGTAATTTTTTTAATACAATTATTTAATTATTTATATTTGAATTAAAAGACACAATTTACTCAAAATCAGCATTTTGTTTAACTTTAAATTAATTACAAGTAAGAAAAATAATATTTTAATAAAAGCTAGATACATAAATTAAAAATAACCTAAACTAAAAAAAATGAAACTAAAAAAAACACTTACCATTTTGTTTTTGGTTGTATTATCAACTTCCATCACAGCCCAAGTAAAGAAACTTGACAAAATCATCACCAAAGATTATCAAATAATTGAATGTACAGTCACGAAAATGTCTGACAAGACTGTAGATTATTCGTTGCCAAATGAAACAATGACAATTGAAATTGATGTATCAAAAATTGCAAGAATAGATTTTGCAAATGGCAGATCACAAACTTTTGCAGCAGCTAAAAACACATTGGGTGCTGGCTCAAGTTCAACAATTGTGTCTTCTGAAACACAAGATGCAACTTTCAAAATAAATACAATAGCCGTATTACCTGTACCTTTTGTAAATTCTGAAAACTTAACCAATTCGGAAGAAATGGCGAAATTTGCCCAAAATGACATCTACAATAAACTGCAGGACAAATCCTCCAATATATTGCCATTAACAGTTCAGGACTTAAGAATCACTAATAGTCTATTGAAAAAAGCAGGTATAGATTATAAAAATATAGATGAAACTCCAATAGAAGAACTTCATAAAATTCTTGGAGTAGACAATATTATTGCATCAAAAGTGTCCTATACAGTTACTGAAAAACAAACCTCAGCAGCTTATACCACTCAAAATGCAAAAGTCAACAACAATAAGATAAAAGGAAATGAAGCAACTATTGCCAATACCAATACCCAATTAATCTTTGATTACCATGTGTATTTTGATATGTATAAAAACAACTCCAAAATATACACGCAATCCCGAAAACCAATGCTAAAAATCAAAGACAGTTGGATGGACACCGTTACATATTTATTAAAAAGAAGTCCAATTTATGTAAAAAAATAAAATGAAAAAGTACATCTTAACATTCACATTTATCTCAACATTTGCCTTTATTTCATGCAAAAAAGAGATAACCAAAAATCAGAACAGTACTGATACAACTACAATAAATAAAGATACAGTTACAAATATTTCTAAAGATAGCATTATTGATCCTGATCCTACGGATACCATTCCCGCTGGACAGTTCGGAATCAACTCCTCTAATTTAAAAACAGCCAATACCGTTCGACTGACTTTACAAAATATCTTTAAAGAGGACCTATCGAAAAACAGCATTGACGATTATAGCAAAAGATTCATTTTCTTTGAATATGATTTAAATGATGATGGTAAAAAAGAAATTCTCGTGGGATTAACAGGTTCTTACTTTTGCGGTTCAGGTGGTTGTACCCAATATATTTTGGACAATCAAGGCGCAGTCATTTCCAGATTTACGGTTGCCGATTATCCCATTGTGATTGATACTGAAAAATCTTTGGGCTGGAAAAACTTATTTATACCAAGTGGTGGGAAAAACAGAATTGTAAAGTTCGACGGGAAAAAATATCCATCGAACCCATCACTTCAACCAGAATTGAAAGTTATACCAGGGGATGGTTTACCAAGAGCATTGAATTTTATTAATGAGCCTTATGCTTGGTTTAAGTTTTAAATATAAAACCCCAAATACTCCATTTTGAAAATAGAGTATTTGGGGTTTTATAAAGAATTATTCATAAAAATATTTAGTTGTAAGGTCTTTTATAAAAACTCCATAATTGTCATAATAAAGTGTACTTTCCACTGGAAATCCTTCTTCATTCAAAACATATTCATACTTAGCTGGCAAATTAGTGTTCTGATTAGCTTTTATAACATTATTAAATCTTTCTAAATGGAAGCCTGTAGTATTTGAAGCGAAATTTGGAGGAAAATCAAAAAATAAAAATTTATTTAATCCTACTACATTCTTTTTAGAATTAAAACTAGTATTATACTCATAACTTGCAAATATTATTTTGGAATCCAATGATTCTGATTTAATAAGATTGTCATTAATATCAAAAAACAAATTCGATTCCATCAAAAGAGACTCCGTATTATCATTTATCGCAATATTATAAATTTTACAAGAAATTATTTTATCACTTTTTTTATCATATAAAATCTTAATTTTTCCAAATTCATTTGTCTTAATAGATGATATTAAATTCTCTTTATTATCATAAACATAATCTGTATTTACAAGCAATTTATAAGGAGTCGAAAAAATATTCATTACTTTTATATTAGTAATTAAATTGCCTGTATATGTATACTCGGTTTTGTAATTATAACCTACATCTACACCCATAGAAATGTCATTTTTTTTAACTTCTTCACTAACAATTTTATTACCATCATAAACGTATATAAATGTTAATATTTTTTTTCCATCAGTTGAATACACCTCTTTTCTTTTCAACAATGTCGAATTTATAACATCTCCTTTTTCGTCTTCATTATTGTCACTCGAACAAGAACAAAAAGCAAACAATAGTATATTTAATACCAATATGATTTTTTTCATAATTAAATAATATTTATTTTACTTACAAATAAACATAATTTTTTAATACAAATAAGAATAAAAAAATAACCCTTTTAGAGTTCGAAACTCTAAAAGGGTTAATTACTTTAAAACAAGTTTTTTTACTTCACAAACTCAACTGCCTTAGCCAAAGCCTCAGCAATTCCATCAGCATTTTTCCCTCCGGCGGTTGCGAAGAACGGTTGTCCTCCTCCTCCTCCTTGAATGTATTTTCCTAATTCACGAACAACTTGACCTGCGTTTAATTTTTTGTCAGCCACCAATTCTTTAGAAATATAACAAGACAACGTCGGTTTTCCTGCTTCGGCAGTTGCCAAAACCAAGAATATATTCGTGCCCAAAGTTCCCAATTCATAAGCCAAGTCTTTGGCACCTTCCGGACTCAAATCAACTTGTTTGGCTAGGAACTGAATTCCGTTGATCTCTTGCAATTCCTGAGCCAATTCGCCTTTCATATTTTTGGCTTTATCTTTCAATAAAACTTCCAATTGTTTTTTCAAAGAAGTATTTTCGTCTTGAAGTGTTTGAATCGCTTTTACTGGATCAACAGCGTTCTTCAACACTTCTTTGATCTCATAAAATGAAAGCAACTGGGACTCAAAGAAATCTTTGGCTGCATCGCTGGTAATAGCTTCTATACGTCGGATTCCAGCCGCAACTGCACCTTCGGATACAATTTTAAAATGCCAAATATCACTTGTGTTTGGAACGTGCGTTCCGCCACATAACTCTACCGAATCACCATATTTTATCATTCGAACCAAATCACCGTATTTCTCTCCAAACAAAGCAATAGCGCCTTCTTCAATTGCCTGGTCTTTTGGAATTGCTCTTTTTTCAATCAAAGGTAAGCTTTCGCGAATTCTGGCATTTACAAAATCCTCCACTTCTTTAATTTCATCATCGGTAACTTTAGAAAAATGAGAAAAGTCAAATCGTAATGAAGCCGAACGCACCATCGATCCTTTTTGCTCAATATGAGTACCCAACACTTTTCGCAATCCTTGGTGCAACAAGTGCGTTGCCGTATGATTCGAAGAAGTTTTTGCTCTTTGATTTTCATCCACAATAGCAGTAAAACTATCTGTCAAATTATTAGGCAACGATTTAGTAAGGTGTATCGTTTGATTATTTTCTTTTTTGGTATCAATAATATAGATAATGTCTCCGTTTTGGGCTTCCAGATATCCTTTATCCCCTGTTTGTCCCCCACTTTCACCATAAAAAGGTGTAGAATTGAAGACCAACTGATAAATTTCACCGTCTTTCACACTGTCTACTCTTCGGTATTTAGTGATTTTAACATTGTGTTTCAATCGGTCATAACCCACAAATTCCTGAACGTCGTCTTCAACCAAAACATTCCAGTCTCCTGCGGTAACTTTAGAAGCCGCACGAGAACGCTCCTTTTGCAATTGCAATTGTTCCTGAAATCCTTTTTCGTCCAATTCCAATCCTTTTTCAGACAGAATCAAAGCAGTTAAATCAATTGGAAAACCATAAGTGTCATACAATTCAAATGCTTTTTTACCATCAATTACAGTTCCGGAATTGGTATTAATCACAGCATCCAACAACACCAATCCTTGATCCAATGTTCTCAAGAAAGAACTTTCTTCCTCCCGAATCACATTCGAACACAAGGCTTTTTGAGAGCGAATTTCAGGAAATGAACCTCCCATTTGAGCACTTAAAGTGTCAACTAATCTATATATAAAAGGCTCTTTGGTATCTAGGAAAGTAAAACCGTAACGAATCGCACGACGCAAAATTCTACGAATTACATAACCAGCGCCCGTGTTCGATGGCAACTGACCATCGGCAATGGCAAAAGCAACTGCACGCACGTGATCTGCAATTACACGAATCGCGATATTTACTTTTTCTTCAGCTTCGTCTTTCGCTTTAATGGTATATTTAGTACCGGTAATCGTTTCAATTTCTCTGATTAGCGGTGTAAAAATATCGGCATCATAATTTGATTGAACCCCTTGCAAAACCATACAAAGACGCTCAAATCCCATTCCCGTATCCACGTGTTGAGCAGGCAATTTTTCTAAAGAACCATCGGCTTTACGATTGAACTCCATAAATACATTGTTCCAAATCTCCACCACGTGCGGATGATCGTTATTCACCAAAGATTTTCCTGAAACCAAAGCTTTTTCTTCAGCAGAACGAATATCAACGTGAATTTCAGAACAAGGTCCGCAAGGTCCCTGGTCACCCATTTCCCAGAAATTATCTTTCTTGTTTCCAAGAATAATTCGGTCTTCATCTATCAACGTTTTCCAAATATCCCAAGCTTCTTGATCAAAAGGCACATTCTCATCAGGATTCCCTTCAAAAACAGAAACATACAGAATGTCTTTCGGAATTTTATACACCTCAGTCAATAATTCCCATGCCCAGTGAATCGCCTCTTTCTTGAAATAATCGCCAAAAGACCAGTTCCCCAACATTTCAAACATCGTGTGGTGATAGGTATCAATCCCCACTTCCTCCAGGTCATTATGCTTTCCGGAAACACGAAGACATTTTTGTGTATCGGCAATTCTCTTGCTTTTTGGCGTTCCAAGGCCCAAAAAATACTCTTTAAACTGCGCCATTCCCGAGTTGTTAAACATCAAGGTTGGATCATCCTTAAGAACAATAGGTGCAGATGGAACAATTAAATGCCCTTTACTTTCAAAAAAATCTAAAAATTGTTTACGTACGTCTTGTGATTTCATTTTTGCTGTATATTCAGTAATTTGTTGAATTATTATTTATTATTTTATCTAAACCTTATTTTAATCATCCTTTGGGCGTGCCACCATTAGAAAAAGGAGCCAAATTAAGCAACCGTATATTCGGCTCCTTTCTCTAATGCTGTCGGGCTATACGCGCTACTTTGGTAGCTAGCTTCTATCCCTCACGCGAACTCGTTATACCAAGAACTATATTTTAAATAAAGTTATATTTAAAAAAAAAGAGCCGAACATCTGAAACATTTATTAAATTTGTTCGACTTACCTTTAACTAATTTGCAAAAATAGGGTATTTTAAAATATGGCGAAAGTAAAATATTATTACGATTCCGTAAATCTGGCATATAGAAAGATAAAAATCAGAAAAAGGAGAAAAGTTGGCTTTGCAGTTCTGTTTTTATTGGCATCAGCTATTTTTGGATTCCTTACCTTCATCATATTACTGAACACTCCTTATTTTGACACACCAAAAGACCGTTTACTGGCTAGGGAAATCGAAAATTTAAAATTAAATTACGCTATTTTAAACAAAAAAATGGATGAAGTAGATGAAGTAATGGAAGATATTGAAGATAGGGACAACAATTTATATCGCGTTTATTTTAATACCGCCGCCATTCCAGAAGAACAGAGAAAAGCAGGCTATTCTAAAATAAACCGTTATGCAGCCTTACAAGGCTACAACAATTCAAAATTGGTGACCAGCACCACCGAAAGAGTAGACGCATTGAGTAAAGAATTAGCCATTCAATCCAAATCATTGGATGAAATAGTAAAATTAGCCGAGGCCAAAAGCAAACTGCTTTCTGCAATTCCAGCGATTCAACCGGTAAAAAATGAAAATTTAAAACATATGGCATCAGGCTTCGGGTATCGAACAGACCCATTTACAAAGGCCAGAAAAATGCATGAAGGAATGGATTTTACAGCCAAAACAGGAACTCCAATTTATGCCACGGGCGACGGAGTTGTAGCAAGAGCAGACAACACTGCTTCTGGATTTGGCAATCACATTGTAATTAGACACGGCTACGGATATGAAACATTATATGCCCATTTAAGCAAATACAATTGCAGACCTGGAAAATCGATAAAACGGGGAGATATTATAGGATATGTTGGCAGCACAGGACGTTCTGAAGCACCACATTTGCATTACGAAGTACACAAAAACGGAAAAGTGGTCAATCCGCTTAATTTTTATTATGGCAATATTTCGGCAGTAGAATACGTTGCTATTTCAAAAATAGCCAATCAAGAGAATCAATCGCTGGATTAATTTAGAAAAGTATTCAGTGTTCCGTTAAATAGTAATCAGTACTAGGAGACTATAAAAAGTGTTCAGAAAAAAAAAAACAAAAATGCATATTGAACTTTCAAAAGACAAAAGATACTACAGCATAGGCGAAGTCGCCAAAGCATTTGATGTAAACGCTTCCCTGATTCGTTTTTGGGATAGTGAATTTGACATTCTGAAACCGAAGAAAAATGCTAAAGGAAACAGAATGTTTACTCCAGAAGACATCAAGAACCTGCAGCTTATTTATCATTTGGTCAAAGAAAGAGGATTTACACTCGAGGGTGCGAAAACCCATTTGAAAGAAGGTCAAAAGAAAATAATGGATAAATTTGAAATTATTACTAAATTAGAATCCATAAAAATGCAATTAATTAGTATTAAAAACGAATTATAAAACAATACATTAAAACAACAAACAAACTTTAAATTAAACAATCATGAAAAGATTTTTGCCTTGGATTATCGGAATTGGAGTAATAATAGTCATTGCTTTTTGGGTAATGGGATTAAAGAACACAGCGTTGCGCTATAGCCAAAATGTTGGCAAAGAATGGGGAAATGTTGATGCCGCCTATCAAAGAAGAAATGATTTAATTGGAAATTTGGTAAACACAGTAAAAGGTGCTGCCGATTTTGAAAAAAGTACTTTGACCGCAGTTATTGAAGCCAGAGCCAAAGCTACGGCAGTTACCGTTGACCCAACCAATATTTCACCAGAACAATTAAGCGCTTTCAGCAATGCGCAATCCGGAGTATCCTCTTCATTATCCAGATTATTGGTAAGTGTAGAAAGATATCCTGAATTGAAAGCAAATGCTAACTTCTTAAAATTACAAGATGAATTGGCTAGCACAGAAAATCAAATTTTAACAGCAAGAACACGTTTCAATGAATCTGTAGAAGTCTATAACGGTTATGTTTTGGCAATGCCACAAAGCTTTTTCTTAGGAAATTACAAAGAAAAACCTTTCTTCAAATCTGTTGAAGGCGCAGACAAACCTGTTGAAGTAAAATTCTAAAAAAACTGAACCCCGCCATGGCGGGGTTTTTAAAAATTATACGATGTCAAAAGTAGAAGATTTTTTAAGCAAAGAAGACGAACAAGAAATTGTGGAAGCTATTCGAATAGCCGAGAAAAACACTTCTGGCGAGATTCGAGTTCATATCGAAAAAACAACTTCACAGGATGCGTATGATCGCGCCTTGGAAGTTTTTCATGAATTAAAAATGGATGAAACCGAATTGCAGAATGGTGTTTTAATTTATATGGCTGTCGAAGACAAAACGTTTGTGATTTGTGGAGACAAAGGGATAAATGACATTGTTGAAGCTGATTTTTGGAACTGTACTAGAGATGTAATGGTTACTCAATTCAAACAAAACAAATTCAAACAAGGTCTTGTTGACGGAATTTTAAGAGCTGGAGAACAACTCAAAAAACACTTCCCGTGGCAAGAAGGTGATACCAACGAATTATCAAACGAAATATCAAAAGGATAACTAATGGAAATTCCAACAAAGAAAAAATCAAATTCCAAAGGAATTTTTAAATTCGCTTTCTTATTCATTGTACTTTTTTCAAGTAATTGCATCTTCTCACAATTTACAATTCCCGAGAAACCTAGTTTTCAAACTTCGGTTTATGACTATGCCAATATTTTGAGTCCGGAGGAAAAAGCACAACTCGAAGAAAAACTCATCAAATATTCCGATTCTACAACTACACAAATCGTTGTGATTACCATTGAAAGTCTCAAAAATGAAGATGTTAGCCTATTAGCAACTAAATGGGGCCAAACATGGGGAATCGGCGGAACAGAGAAAGATGATAATGGGGTTGTCATTCTTGTGGCCAAAGACGAAAGAAAAATAGCCATCAATCCTGGTTATGGCCTTGAAGATCGATTAACTGCAGGAATAGGTGGCGAAATAATAAGAAACATTATCATTCCAGAATTCAAAGCAGGCAGCTATTATAAAGGACTTGACAAAGGTGCAGATGCTATTTTTGATGTTTTCAAAGGCAAATACAAAGGGGAGCGTAAACAAACCAAAGGAAAAAGCTTTCCAATTTTCCCAATCATCGTTATTGTTGTAATCCTTATATTTTTATTTTCAAGAAATAAAGGAGGCGGAAGCGGAAATTCCGGCAATCGAGGTGGTGGAATTGGTCCTAGCCTACTCGATGTAATCATCTTAAGCAGTCTCGGAAGAGGTGGTGGAGGTGGTTTTGGAGGATCTTCAGGCGGAGGTGGCTTCGGCGGTGGTTTTGGCGGCGGTGGTTTCTCTGGTGGCGGATCTAGCGGAGGTTGGTAATTTCTAAAATGATATATAAAAAACCTAATGCAGTTCCCTAAATCCCTTTTTTTTACGCTAATGATTAGCTCCGTTTTGTTTGCTCAAACCGAGAAAACAGTTATTCACCAGAGTATGCTTTGGACCCGTTATTACAACATACTCAATTTAAATGAAAAGTGGTCAATCCATTCCGAAATAGAAAATAGAATCTTTACAGACCCTATAAAAGAAAGTTCTATAGATGTTCGTTTTCAAGGGAGATATAAACTAAATGAGTTCCTAGAAATGGGGGCTGGTTTGGCTTATTTTGTTAACCCAACAGATATCCCCAATACCAATGATAAATTTTATATTGGAGATTATCGTCTTCAGCAAGACATTATTTTAAAACAAAATATTGGTTCGTATGGTATTAGCAATCGTTTACAACTGGACGAACGATGGATTGAAAATTCAAACAAGCAAGGATTAACATCCGGAACAACGCTAAATTTAAGACTTAGATATCGATTTCAAGTAGATCATGTTTTTTGGAAAAAAGAGGCGAAATATTTCAAAGGAATTATATACGATGAAATCATGTTCAACATTGATCATAATGTCGTTTACAATACCTTTGACCAAAATCGAATTTATATTGCGGGTCAAATGGGATTTAATAAATCACTATCTTTAGAACTCGGTTATATGAAAGCTTTTCAACAACGACCAAATGGATATGAATATTTAGATCGAGATATCATACGGATTACTTTTTATCAAAAATTAAATTTGTAGCACTTTAAAAAGAAACTATATTTGATTTTCTAATATTTAAATAAAAAATGATATATTAGTTTTTTTTATATTTACCACCAAACAGTAATCAACAAAAATGTTATCACAC
Coding sequences within:
- a CDS encoding TPM domain-containing protein; translation: MSKVEDFLSKEDEQEIVEAIRIAEKNTSGEIRVHIEKTTSQDAYDRALEVFHELKMDETELQNGVLIYMAVEDKTFVICGDKGINDIVEADFWNCTRDVMVTQFKQNKFKQGLVDGILRAGEQLKKHFPWQEGDTNELSNEISKG
- a CDS encoding TPM domain-containing protein, with translation MEIPTKKKSNSKGIFKFAFLFIVLFSSNCIFSQFTIPEKPSFQTSVYDYANILSPEEKAQLEEKLIKYSDSTTTQIVVITIESLKNEDVSLLATKWGQTWGIGGTEKDDNGVVILVAKDERKIAINPGYGLEDRLTAGIGGEIIRNIIIPEFKAGSYYKGLDKGADAIFDVFKGKYKGERKQTKGKSFPIFPIIVIVVILIFLFSRNKGGGSGNSGNRGGGIGPSLLDVIILSSLGRGGGGGFGGSSGGGGFGGGFGGGGFSGGGSSGGW
- a CDS encoding peptidoglycan DD-metalloendopeptidase family protein, producing MAKVKYYYDSVNLAYRKIKIRKRRKVGFAVLFLLASAIFGFLTFIILLNTPYFDTPKDRLLAREIENLKLNYAILNKKMDEVDEVMEDIEDRDNNLYRVYFNTAAIPEEQRKAGYSKINRYAALQGYNNSKLVTSTTERVDALSKELAIQSKSLDEIVKLAEAKSKLLSAIPAIQPVKNENLKHMASGFGYRTDPFTKARKMHEGMDFTAKTGTPIYATGDGVVARADNTASGFGNHIVIRHGYGYETLYAHLSKYNCRPGKSIKRGDIIGYVGSTGRSEAPHLHYEVHKNGKVVNPLNFYYGNISAVEYVAISKIANQENQSLD
- a CDS encoding DUF2490 domain-containing protein gives rise to the protein MQFPKSLFFTLMISSVLFAQTEKTVIHQSMLWTRYYNILNLNEKWSIHSEIENRIFTDPIKESSIDVRFQGRYKLNEFLEMGAGLAYFVNPTDIPNTNDKFYIGDYRLQQDIILKQNIGSYGISNRLQLDERWIENSNKQGLTSGTTLNLRLRYRFQVDHVFWKKEAKYFKGIIYDEIMFNIDHNVVYNTFDQNRIYIAGQMGFNKSLSLELGYMKAFQQRPNGYEYLDRDIIRITFYQKLNL
- a CDS encoding GSCFA domain-containing protein; amino-acid sequence: MNFTTKIEIPKNPNPINYNSKIVSLGSCFAENMGGKFQYFKFQSATNPFGIIFNPVSIERIMYRVVNDTLFTEDDIFFFNERWHCFEVHSDLSHSNKEELLKNLNQILRETKKQLHVATHIIITYGTSWVYRNIEKDAIVANCHKVPQKQFAKELLSATVIQENIENTIHLIQSINPNCNFIFTVSPVRHLKDGFVENQVSKAHLITAVYDTVRSEYSILNTEHFPSYEIMIDELRDYRFYAEDMVHPSQVAIDYIWERFKETAISETAYEAMEIVESIQKSLQHRPFNPDSESHKKFESKLKEKITKLVSQYSFMKF
- a CDS encoding MerR family transcriptional regulator, translating into MHIELSKDKRYYSIGEVAKAFDVNASLIRFWDSEFDILKPKKNAKGNRMFTPEDIKNLQLIYHLVKERGFTLEGAKTHLKEGQKKIMDKFEIITKLESIKMQLISIKNEL
- the alaS gene encoding alanine--tRNA ligase: MKSQDVRKQFLDFFESKGHLIVPSAPIVLKDDPTLMFNNSGMAQFKEYFLGLGTPKSKRIADTQKCLRVSGKHNDLEEVGIDTYHHTMFEMLGNWSFGDYFKKEAIHWAWELLTEVYKIPKDILYVSVFEGNPDENVPFDQEAWDIWKTLIDEDRIILGNKKDNFWEMGDQGPCGPCSEIHVDIRSAEEKALVSGKSLVNNDHPHVVEIWNNVFMEFNRKADGSLEKLPAQHVDTGMGFERLCMVLQGVQSNYDADIFTPLIREIETITGTKYTIKAKDEAEEKVNIAIRVIADHVRAVAFAIADGQLPSNTGAGYVIRRILRRAIRYGFTFLDTKEPFIYRLVDTLSAQMGGSFPEIRSQKALCSNVIREEESSFLRTLDQGLVLLDAVINTNSGTVIDGKKAFELYDTYGFPIDLTALILSEKGLELDEKGFQEQLQLQKERSRAASKVTAGDWNVLVEDDVQEFVGYDRLKHNVKITKYRRVDSVKDGEIYQLVFNSTPFYGESGGQTGDKGYLEAQNGDIIYIIDTKKENNQTIHLTKSLPNNLTDSFTAIVDENQRAKTSSNHTATHLLHQGLRKVLGTHIEQKGSMVRSASLRFDFSHFSKVTDDEIKEVEDFVNARIRESLPLIEKRAIPKDQAIEEGAIALFGEKYGDLVRMIKYGDSVELCGGTHVPNTSDIWHFKIVSEGAVAAGIRRIEAITSDAAKDFFESQLLSFYEIKEVLKNAVDPVKAIQTLQDENTSLKKQLEVLLKDKAKNMKGELAQELQEINGIQFLAKQVDLSPEGAKDLAYELGTLGTNIFLVLATAEAGKPTLSCYISKELVADKKLNAGQVVRELGKYIQGGGGGQPFFATAGGKNADGIAEALAKAVEFVK
- a CDS encoding LemA family protein, which produces MKRFLPWIIGIGVIIVIAFWVMGLKNTALRYSQNVGKEWGNVDAAYQRRNDLIGNLVNTVKGAADFEKSTLTAVIEARAKATAVTVDPTNISPEQLSAFSNAQSGVSSSLSRLLVSVERYPELKANANFLKLQDELASTENQILTARTRFNESVEVYNGYVLAMPQSFFLGNYKEKPFFKSVEGADKPVEVKF